A stretch of Cucumis sativus cultivar 9930 chromosome 2, Cucumber_9930_V3, whole genome shotgun sequence DNA encodes these proteins:
- the LOC101219590 gene encoding dehydrodolichyl diphosphate synthase complex subunit NUS1 isoform X1, with product MSLLRHFHLLNSPLGPMSIKVELQKMLIFFFSRLAQIGLLGLQLIWHFLHFIVSAFYFVVGIATTLESYLISWGFPCKYKHLNIDRVQYLAIVVESDEAYNTLKMIELLEWLVSLGIRSVCLYDAEGVLKQSKEIILKKVKNASEFQGIDEPLQLNKKGITLEFISASDGKEAIARAANFLLQNKWRKTNMSGDHKRCLSESQMTEALKAVGCGGLDPDLILVYGPTRCHFGFPAWRIRYTEILHMGPLKSMKYGSLLKAIYKFTRVRQNYGK from the exons CCTACTTCGTCACTTTCACCTCTTAAATTCTCCTCTCGG ACCAATGAGTATCAAGGTTGAACTTCAGAAG atgcttattttttttttttcaaggcTTGCCCAGATTGGACTTCTTGGGCTTCAGCTGATATGGCATTTCCTACACTTCATTGTTAGCGCATTTTACTTTGTGGTTGGTATTGCCACAACACTTGAAAGCTATTTGATATCTTGGGGATTCCCATGCAAGTACAAACATCTTAATATAGACAGGGTCCAATATCTTGCCATTGTGGTCGAAAGTGATGAAGCTTATAATAcattaaaaatgattgaacTTCTGGAATGGTTAGTATCGTTGGGCATTAGAAGCGTTTGCTTGTATGATGCTGAAG gAGTGCTTAAACAGTCCAAGGAAATCATTttgaagaaagtaaagaatGCGTCTGAATTTCAG GGGATTGACGAACCTCTCcaactaaacaaaaaaggCATTACTCTGGAGTTCATTTCAGCTTCTGATGGAAAGGAAGCCATTGCCAGAGCagctaattttcttcttcaaaataaatggAGAAAAACCAACATGAGTGGAGACCACAAGCGATGCTTATCTGAATCTCAAATGACCGAGGCTTTAAAAGCAGTTG GTTGTGGAGGGCTTGATCCTGACCTCATTTTAGTATACGGGCCTACAAGATGTCACTTTGGGTTTCCTGCATGGAGAATCCGCTACACAGAGATTCT ACACATGGGACCGTTGAAGTCCATGAAGTACGGTTCCTTGCTGAAAGCCATTTACAAGTTTACCAGGGTGCGACAGAACTATG GTAAATGA
- the LOC101219590 gene encoding dehydrodolichyl diphosphate synthase complex subunit NUS1 isoform X4, with product MSLLRHFHLLNSPLGLAQIGLLGLQLIWHFLHFIVSAFYFVVGIATTLESYLISWGFPCKYKHLNIDRVQYLAIVVESDEAYNTLKMIELLEWLVSLGIRSVCLYDAEGVLKQSKEIILKKVKNASEFQGIDEPLQLNKKGITLEFISASDGKEAIARAANFLLQNKWRKTNMSGDHKRCLSESQMTEALKAVGCGGLDPDLILVYGPTRCHFGFPAWRIRYTEILHMGPLKSMKYGSLLKAIYKFTRVRQNYGK from the exons CCTACTTCGTCACTTTCACCTCTTAAATTCTCCTCTCGG gcTTGCCCAGATTGGACTTCTTGGGCTTCAGCTGATATGGCATTTCCTACACTTCATTGTTAGCGCATTTTACTTTGTGGTTGGTATTGCCACAACACTTGAAAGCTATTTGATATCTTGGGGATTCCCATGCAAGTACAAACATCTTAATATAGACAGGGTCCAATATCTTGCCATTGTGGTCGAAAGTGATGAAGCTTATAATAcattaaaaatgattgaacTTCTGGAATGGTTAGTATCGTTGGGCATTAGAAGCGTTTGCTTGTATGATGCTGAAG gAGTGCTTAAACAGTCCAAGGAAATCATTttgaagaaagtaaagaatGCGTCTGAATTTCAG GGGATTGACGAACCTCTCcaactaaacaaaaaaggCATTACTCTGGAGTTCATTTCAGCTTCTGATGGAAAGGAAGCCATTGCCAGAGCagctaattttcttcttcaaaataaatggAGAAAAACCAACATGAGTGGAGACCACAAGCGATGCTTATCTGAATCTCAAATGACCGAGGCTTTAAAAGCAGTTG GTTGTGGAGGGCTTGATCCTGACCTCATTTTAGTATACGGGCCTACAAGATGTCACTTTGGGTTTCCTGCATGGAGAATCCGCTACACAGAGATTCT ACACATGGGACCGTTGAAGTCCATGAAGTACGGTTCCTTGCTGAAAGCCATTTACAAGTTTACCAGGGTGCGACAGAACTATG GTAAATGA
- the LOC101219590 gene encoding dehydrodolichyl diphosphate synthase complex subunit NUS1 isoform X2, with the protein MSLLRHFHLLNSPLGPMSIKVELQKIGLLGLQLIWHFLHFIVSAFYFVVGIATTLESYLISWGFPCKYKHLNIDRVQYLAIVVESDEAYNTLKMIELLEWLVSLGIRSVCLYDAEGVLKQSKEIILKKVKNASEFQGIDEPLQLNKKGITLEFISASDGKEAIARAANFLLQNKWRKTNMSGDHKRCLSESQMTEALKAVGCGGLDPDLILVYGPTRCHFGFPAWRIRYTEILHMGPLKSMKYGSLLKAIYKFTRVRQNYGK; encoded by the exons CCTACTTCGTCACTTTCACCTCTTAAATTCTCCTCTCGG ACCAATGAGTATCAAGGTTGAACTTCAGAAG ATTGGACTTCTTGGGCTTCAGCTGATATGGCATTTCCTACACTTCATTGTTAGCGCATTTTACTTTGTGGTTGGTATTGCCACAACACTTGAAAGCTATTTGATATCTTGGGGATTCCCATGCAAGTACAAACATCTTAATATAGACAGGGTCCAATATCTTGCCATTGTGGTCGAAAGTGATGAAGCTTATAATAcattaaaaatgattgaacTTCTGGAATGGTTAGTATCGTTGGGCATTAGAAGCGTTTGCTTGTATGATGCTGAAG gAGTGCTTAAACAGTCCAAGGAAATCATTttgaagaaagtaaagaatGCGTCTGAATTTCAG GGGATTGACGAACCTCTCcaactaaacaaaaaaggCATTACTCTGGAGTTCATTTCAGCTTCTGATGGAAAGGAAGCCATTGCCAGAGCagctaattttcttcttcaaaataaatggAGAAAAACCAACATGAGTGGAGACCACAAGCGATGCTTATCTGAATCTCAAATGACCGAGGCTTTAAAAGCAGTTG GTTGTGGAGGGCTTGATCCTGACCTCATTTTAGTATACGGGCCTACAAGATGTCACTTTGGGTTTCCTGCATGGAGAATCCGCTACACAGAGATTCT ACACATGGGACCGTTGAAGTCCATGAAGTACGGTTCCTTGCTGAAAGCCATTTACAAGTTTACCAGGGTGCGACAGAACTATG GTAAATGA
- the LOC101219590 gene encoding dehydrodolichyl diphosphate synthase complex subunit NUS1 isoform X3, with amino-acid sequence MRPMSIKVELQKMLIFFFSRLAQIGLLGLQLIWHFLHFIVSAFYFVVGIATTLESYLISWGFPCKYKHLNIDRVQYLAIVVESDEAYNTLKMIELLEWLVSLGIRSVCLYDAEGVLKQSKEIILKKVKNASEFQGIDEPLQLNKKGITLEFISASDGKEAIARAANFLLQNKWRKTNMSGDHKRCLSESQMTEALKAVGCGGLDPDLILVYGPTRCHFGFPAWRIRYTEILHMGPLKSMKYGSLLKAIYKFTRVRQNYGK; translated from the exons ACCAATGAGTATCAAGGTTGAACTTCAGAAG atgcttattttttttttttcaaggcTTGCCCAGATTGGACTTCTTGGGCTTCAGCTGATATGGCATTTCCTACACTTCATTGTTAGCGCATTTTACTTTGTGGTTGGTATTGCCACAACACTTGAAAGCTATTTGATATCTTGGGGATTCCCATGCAAGTACAAACATCTTAATATAGACAGGGTCCAATATCTTGCCATTGTGGTCGAAAGTGATGAAGCTTATAATAcattaaaaatgattgaacTTCTGGAATGGTTAGTATCGTTGGGCATTAGAAGCGTTTGCTTGTATGATGCTGAAG gAGTGCTTAAACAGTCCAAGGAAATCATTttgaagaaagtaaagaatGCGTCTGAATTTCAG GGGATTGACGAACCTCTCcaactaaacaaaaaaggCATTACTCTGGAGTTCATTTCAGCTTCTGATGGAAAGGAAGCCATTGCCAGAGCagctaattttcttcttcaaaataaatggAGAAAAACCAACATGAGTGGAGACCACAAGCGATGCTTATCTGAATCTCAAATGACCGAGGCTTTAAAAGCAGTTG GTTGTGGAGGGCTTGATCCTGACCTCATTTTAGTATACGGGCCTACAAGATGTCACTTTGGGTTTCCTGCATGGAGAATCCGCTACACAGAGATTCT ACACATGGGACCGTTGAAGTCCATGAAGTACGGTTCCTTGCTGAAAGCCATTTACAAGTTTACCAGGGTGCGACAGAACTATG GTAAATGA
- the LOC101219590 gene encoding dehydrodolichyl diphosphate synthase complex subunit NUS1 isoform X5, whose product MRPMSIKVELQKIGLLGLQLIWHFLHFIVSAFYFVVGIATTLESYLISWGFPCKYKHLNIDRVQYLAIVVESDEAYNTLKMIELLEWLVSLGIRSVCLYDAEGVLKQSKEIILKKVKNASEFQGIDEPLQLNKKGITLEFISASDGKEAIARAANFLLQNKWRKTNMSGDHKRCLSESQMTEALKAVGCGGLDPDLILVYGPTRCHFGFPAWRIRYTEILHMGPLKSMKYGSLLKAIYKFTRVRQNYGK is encoded by the exons ACCAATGAGTATCAAGGTTGAACTTCAGAAG ATTGGACTTCTTGGGCTTCAGCTGATATGGCATTTCCTACACTTCATTGTTAGCGCATTTTACTTTGTGGTTGGTATTGCCACAACACTTGAAAGCTATTTGATATCTTGGGGATTCCCATGCAAGTACAAACATCTTAATATAGACAGGGTCCAATATCTTGCCATTGTGGTCGAAAGTGATGAAGCTTATAATAcattaaaaatgattgaacTTCTGGAATGGTTAGTATCGTTGGGCATTAGAAGCGTTTGCTTGTATGATGCTGAAG gAGTGCTTAAACAGTCCAAGGAAATCATTttgaagaaagtaaagaatGCGTCTGAATTTCAG GGGATTGACGAACCTCTCcaactaaacaaaaaaggCATTACTCTGGAGTTCATTTCAGCTTCTGATGGAAAGGAAGCCATTGCCAGAGCagctaattttcttcttcaaaataaatggAGAAAAACCAACATGAGTGGAGACCACAAGCGATGCTTATCTGAATCTCAAATGACCGAGGCTTTAAAAGCAGTTG GTTGTGGAGGGCTTGATCCTGACCTCATTTTAGTATACGGGCCTACAAGATGTCACTTTGGGTTTCCTGCATGGAGAATCCGCTACACAGAGATTCT ACACATGGGACCGTTGAAGTCCATGAAGTACGGTTCCTTGCTGAAAGCCATTTACAAGTTTACCAGGGTGCGACAGAACTATG GTAAATGA
- the LOC101219590 gene encoding dehydrodolichyl diphosphate synthase complex subunit NUS1 isoform X6, which produces MSIKVELQKIGLLGLQLIWHFLHFIVSAFYFVVGIATTLESYLISWGFPCKYKHLNIDRVQYLAIVVESDEAYNTLKMIELLEWLVSLGIRSVCLYDAEGVLKQSKEIILKKVKNASEFQGIDEPLQLNKKGITLEFISASDGKEAIARAANFLLQNKWRKTNMSGDHKRCLSESQMTEALKAVGCGGLDPDLILVYGPTRCHFGFPAWRIRYTEILHMGPLKSMKYGSLLKAIYKFTRVRQNYGK; this is translated from the exons ATGAGTATCAAGGTTGAACTTCAGAAG ATTGGACTTCTTGGGCTTCAGCTGATATGGCATTTCCTACACTTCATTGTTAGCGCATTTTACTTTGTGGTTGGTATTGCCACAACACTTGAAAGCTATTTGATATCTTGGGGATTCCCATGCAAGTACAAACATCTTAATATAGACAGGGTCCAATATCTTGCCATTGTGGTCGAAAGTGATGAAGCTTATAATAcattaaaaatgattgaacTTCTGGAATGGTTAGTATCGTTGGGCATTAGAAGCGTTTGCTTGTATGATGCTGAAG gAGTGCTTAAACAGTCCAAGGAAATCATTttgaagaaagtaaagaatGCGTCTGAATTTCAG GGGATTGACGAACCTCTCcaactaaacaaaaaaggCATTACTCTGGAGTTCATTTCAGCTTCTGATGGAAAGGAAGCCATTGCCAGAGCagctaattttcttcttcaaaataaatggAGAAAAACCAACATGAGTGGAGACCACAAGCGATGCTTATCTGAATCTCAAATGACCGAGGCTTTAAAAGCAGTTG GTTGTGGAGGGCTTGATCCTGACCTCATTTTAGTATACGGGCCTACAAGATGTCACTTTGGGTTTCCTGCATGGAGAATCCGCTACACAGAGATTCT ACACATGGGACCGTTGAAGTCCATGAAGTACGGTTCCTTGCTGAAAGCCATTTACAAGTTTACCAGGGTGCGACAGAACTATG GTAAATGA
- the LOC101218952 gene encoding histone acetyltransferase MCC1, which produces MVKPKAIDCPSICYRPIEPSDLEVLEQIHGNLFPIRYEAEFFQNVVNGRDIVSWAAVDHNRPDGRTDELIGFVTARTVLEKDSEISDLLRHDSLTTDHTLVYILTLGVVESYRNLGIASSLVQKVIKYASSIPTCRAVYLHVISYNTTAINFYKKMSFKCLQRLPGFYFISGQHYDSYLFVYYVNGGRSPCSLLEVVTFMVSYLRDGIKFVTSRLRKNEKRKVSKWSKCKESHSLISMAQSKRNLGVESNGYECV; this is translated from the exons ATGGTAAAACCCAAAGCAATCGACTGTCCAAGTATATGTTATCGACCAATTGAACCCTCAGACCTTGAGGTTTTGGAGCAAATTCATGGTAACTTGTTTCCAATCCG GTATGAGGCggagttttttcaaaatgttgttAATGGGCGTGACATTGTGTCGTGGGCAGCGGTCGATCATAATAGACCGGATGGTAGAACTGATGAGCTTATTGGATTTGTGACTGCACGAACTGTTTTGGAAAAAGACAGCGAG ATATCTGATTTACTTCGGCATGATTCACTAACCACGGATCATACTCTAGTATACATTCTTACACTGGGAGTAGTGGAAAGCTACAGAAACCTTGGGATAG CTAGTTCACTTGTTCAAAAGGTAATTAAATATGCCTCAAGCATCCCAACTTGCCGAGCAGTTTATTTGCATGTCATTTCATACAATACTACTGCTATCAATTTCTACAAGAAAATGTCATTCAAGTGCCTACAAAGACTGCCGGGCTTTTACTTTATCAGTGGGCAGCATTATGATTCTTACCTGTTTGTCTACTATGTAAATGGTGGTCGATCTCCATGCTCTCTATT AGAGGTTGTGACTTTCATGGTGAGTTATTTAAGGGACGGTATAAAGTTTGTAACTTCAAGGCTGAGGAAGAATGAAAAGAGGAAGGTGTCAAAATGGTCTAAATGTAAAGAATCTCATAGCCTTATATCCATGGCGCAGAGCAAGAGAAATCTAGGGGTTGAAAGCAATGGCTATGaatgtgtttaa
- the LOC101218722 gene encoding THO complex subunit 7A, translated as MSVRARKVSTRGEAVAANYAFGPLEDDVIIKHRLLTRTTTTRGEPPLKKLQKKFTSFVLEIEKDGSNNDDCEKLSRAFLQELSTFEIPLLKSKAVVDANIREKESFHEFKDEINKQILLAQDDIEDLKKQLEESKIERQHKEECEAIRKLIAAQPPRSVTQKTIVDLEKEIAALDSENTASSRMLELRKKQFALLLHVVDELQNTIEDEQKSLIEETRITAEENKIGVDDASGSLEAMAVD; from the exons ATGTCTGTGAGAGCGAGGAAAGTCTCCACTCGAGGGGAAGCAGTGGCAGCAAATTATGCCTTTGGGCCTCTAGAAGATGATGTTATTATTAAACACAGGCTTCTCACACGGACAACCACAACAAGGGGGGAACCTCCATTGAAGAAGCTTCAGAAGAAGTTTACTTCCTTTGTTCTTGAGATTGAAAAGGATGGGAGTAACAATGATGACTGTGAGAAGCTTTCCAGAGCTTTTTTACAAGAGTTATCCACGTTTGAAATTCCTTTGCTGAAGAGTAAAGCAGTTGTTGATGCTAATATTAGGGAAAAGGAGAGTTTCCATGAGTTTAAGGATGAGATAAACAAACAGATTTTGTTAGCTCAGGATGATATTGAAGATCTTAAGAAACAGCTTGAAGAAAGCAAAATTGAGAGGCAACACAAGGAGGAGTGTGAGGCAATTAGAAAACTTATAGCAGCACAACCACCTAGGTCTGTGACACAAAAGACTATTGTGGATTTGGAGAAAGAGATTGCTGCACTTGATTCAGAGAACACAGCTAGTTCAAGGATGCTGGAGCTTCGTAAGAAGCAATTTGCGCTTTTGTTGCACGTG GTGGATGAGTTGCAAAATACCATAGAGGATGAACAGAAGAGTTTAATTGAGGAAACGAGAATCACAGCTGAGGAGAATAAAATTGGTGTGGACGATGCTAGCGGAAGCCTGGAAGCCATGGCTGTCGACTGA
- the LOC101219194 gene encoding S-norcoclaurine synthase 1 has protein sequence MVSELIDETEIQAPAAKVWELYGTVEFGNFLLRHVPNVVQKIEFLEGNGGEGTLLYVTFAPGLGGMRYKERFAKVDNENRIKIAEMVEGGYLDLGFTLYRFRFEIIEKNEESCIVKSSIQYELKEEAASNASLATVEPLKEVAQAAKHYFLNKSTA, from the exons atggtgagtGAACTCATTGATGAGACTGAGATTCAGGCGCCGGCGGCCAAAGTTTGGGAGCTTTATGGCACCGTTGAGTTTGGAAACTTCCTTCTACGTCACGTCCCAAATGTCGTTCAGAAAATCGAGTTCCTCGAAGGCAATGGCGGCGAAGGAACTCTTCTCTATGTCACTTTTGCACCTG GCTTAGGTGGTATGAGATACAAAGAGAGGTTTGCAAAGGTGGATAATGAGAATCGTATAAAAATAGCAGAAATGGTGGAAGGAGGTTATTTAGATCTTGGCTTTACTCTTTATAGGTTTCGTTTTGAgattattgagaaaaatgaagagagtTGCATAGTAAAATCAAGTATCCAATATGAGTTAAAGGAAGAAGCTGCTTCAAATGCTTCACTTGCAACTGTTGAACCTTTGAAAGAGGTTGCTCAAGCTGCCAAACACTACTTCCTCAATAAGTCAACAGCTTAA
- the LOC101204313 gene encoding S-norcoclaurine synthase 1, with protein sequence MVREISNESEIQAPAAKVWDLYGGLEMVNFIPVHLPNLVHKIDVLQGDGGEGTLLHITFAHGLGGPTSYKEKFVKIDNENRIKIAETVEGGYLDLGFTLYKFRVEIIEKNEESCIVKSTVEYELKKEAASNISLASVQPLVAIAQAVNNYFLNTTRQPHVKGDA encoded by the exons atggtGAGGGAGATAAGTAATGAGAGTGAGATTCAGGCGCCGGCGGCCAAAGTTTGGGATCTCTACGGCGGCCTTGAGATGGTAAACTTCATCCCAGTTCACCTCCCCAATCTCGTCCACAAAATTGACGTCCTCCAAGGCGACGGAGGCGAAGGAACTCTTCTCCATATCACTTTTGCACATG GTTTAGGAGGTCCTACAAGTTACAAAGAGAAGTTCGTGAAGATAGATAACGAAAATCGTATTAAAATAGCAGAAACGGTCGAAGGAGGTTACTTAGATCTTGGGTTTACTCTTTACAAGTTTCGTGTGGagataattgagaaaaatgaagaaagttgCATTGTAAAATCAACTGTTGAATatgaattgaagaaagaagctgcttcaaatatttcattggCAAGTGTTCAACCTTTGGTAGCCATTGCTCAAGCTGTCAACAACTATTTCCTCAATACTACTCGTCAGCCACATGTTAAAGGTGATGCATAA